A region from the Drosophila takahashii strain IR98-3 E-12201 chromosome 2L, DtakHiC1v2, whole genome shotgun sequence genome encodes:
- the Ror gene encoding tyrosine-protein kinase transmembrane receptor Ror — MNRYSAFIACISLLLVLKRKDVGSYNVDSGIYGFQQSSGICHIYNGTICRDVLSNAHVFVSPNLTMNDLEERLKAAYGVIRESKDMNANCRMYALPSLCFSSMPICRTPERTNLLYFANVATNAKQFKNANVTIRRKRTKTKDIKNINIFKKKSTIYEDVFSTDISSKYPPTRESENLKRICREECELLENELCQKEYAIAKRHPVIGMVGVEDCQKLPQHKDCLSLGITIEVDKTENCYWEDGSTYRGVANVSASGKPCLRWSWLMKEISDFPELIGQNYCRNPGSVENSPWCFVDSSRERIIEPCDIPKCADKIWIAIAGTAAAIILIFIIIFAIILFKRRTIMHYGMRNIHNINTPSADKNIYGNSQLNNTQDAGRGNLGNLSDHVALNSKLIERNTLLRISHFTLQDVEFLEELGEGAFGKVYKGQLSQPNKTTITVAIKALKENASVKTQQDFKREIELISDLKHQNIVCILGVVLNKEPYCMLFEYMANGDLHEFLISNSPTEGKSLSQLEFLQIALQISEGMQYLSAHHYVHRDLAARNCLVNEGLVVKISDFGLSRDIYSSDYYRVQSKSLLPVRWMPSESILYGKFTTESDVWSFGVVLWEIYSYGMQPYYGYSNQEVINLIRSRQLLSAPENCPTAVYSLMIECWHEQSVKRPTFTDISNRLKTWHEGHFKASNPEMQA, encoded by the exons ATGAACAGATATTCTGCATTTATTGCGTGTATTTCGCTACTGCTTGTATTGAAAAGAAAGGATGTGGGGAGCTATAATGTGGACTCCGGAATATACGG GTTTCAGCAATCGTCGGGGATCTGTCACATTTACAATGGCACTATTTGCCGAGATGTTTTGAGCAATGCCCATGTCTTTGTATCCCCGAATCTCACGATGAACGACTTGGAGGAGCGATTGAAAGCGGCATATGGCGTAATTAGGGAATCAAA AGATATGAACGCAAATTGTCGCATGTACGCCCTGCCCAGTTTATGTTTTAGCTCAATGCCAATTTGCAGAACTCCCGAACGCAcgaatttattgtattttgctAATGTCGCTACGAATGCAAAAcagtttaaaaatgcaaatgtcaCTATTCGCCGGAAGAGGACCAAAACTAAAGATATAAAGAAcatcaacatttttaagaaGAAATCCACCATCTATGAAGATGTGTTCAGCACTGATATTTCGAGTAAATACCCACCGACCAGAGAGTCTGAAAACCTAAAACGAATTTGCCGCGAGGAGTGCGAGCTGCTGGAAAACGAGCTCTGTCAGAAGGAATATGCTATCGCCAAACGACATCCGGTCATTGGGATGGTTGGCGTCGAGGACTGCCAAAAGTTGCCCCAGCATAAGGACTGTTTATCCTTGGGCATAACCATTGAGGTGGATAAGACGGAGAACTGTTACTGGGAGGACGGCTCGACCTACAGAGGAGTTGCGAACGTGTCCGCCTCCGGAAAGCCTTGTTTAAGATGGTCTTGGCTAATGAAAGAAATATCTGATTTCCCTGAGCTCATCGGTCAGAATTACTGCAG GAACCCAGGAAGTGTGGAGAATAGCCCTTGGTGTTTCGTGGATTCTTCGCGAGAGCGCATTATCGAACCGTGTGATATTCCAAAATGTGCAGATAAAATTTGGATTGCCATTGCTGGAACGGCGGCAGCCATTATCTTAATCTTCATTATCATTTTCGCCATTATACTCTTTAAGAGGAGAACCATCATGCACTATGGGATGAGAAATATTCATAAT ATCAACACACCCAGCGCCGATAAGAATATTTACGGAAACTCACAACTTAATAATACTCAAGATGCTGGCAGGGGCAATTTGGGGAACTTATCCGATCATGTTGCTCTGAACTCAAAActtattgaaagaaatactCTTCTTAGAATATCCCATTTTACTCTACAAGATGTTGAGTTTTTGGAGGAGCTGGGCGAGGGAGCTTTTG GAAAAGTTTACAAGGGACAGCTATCGCAGCCAAATAAAACCACCATAACGGTTGCCATTAAGGCTTTGAAGGAAAACGCCTCGGTGAAAACTCAACAGGATTTTAAGCGCGAAATCGAACTCATTTCGGACTTGAAGCATCAGAATATAGTATGCATTTTAGGGGTAGTACTGAACAAGGAGCCCTACTGCATGCTCTTTGAGTACATGGCTAATGGCGATCTGCACGAGTTTCTGATCTCAAACTCGCCCACCGAAGGTAAATCTCTATCGCAACTGGAATTTCTGCAGATAGCGCTGCAAATCAGCGAGGGAATGCAATATCTGTCGGCCCATCATTACGTTCACCGGGACCTGGCTGCCCGAAACTGTCTGGTAAACGAGGGATTGGTTGTGAAAATATCCGATTTTGGATTGTCCAGAGACATTTACAGCTCAGATTATTATCG ggttcAGTCAAAATCGCTATTGCCCGTAAGATGGATGCCCTCAGAGTCCATTTTGTATGGTAAGTTCACCACGGAGAGCGATGTATGGTCATTTGGAGTGGTTCTTTGGGAAATTTACAGCTATGGAATGCAG CCATACTACGGTTACAGTAACCAGGAGGTGATCAATCTAATCCGTTCAAGGCAACTGCTGTCCGCTCCGGAAAACTGCCCCACTGCAGTTTACTCGCTTATGATCGAGTGCTGGCATGAGCAATCAGTTAAACGTCCCACGTTCACAGATATATCAAACCGTCTTAAAACTTGGCACGAGGGCCATTTTAAAGCAAGCAATCCAGAAATGCAAGCGTAG